From a region of the Fusobacterium sp. FSA-380-WT-3A genome:
- a CDS encoding DUF3298 and DUF4163 domain-containing protein, whose amino-acid sequence MKKKLLFYFLFSTLALASVDVKTISKNEETEKYKYEFSYPEFILNEKSLSVNNEIEKIVNDNIKGFRKEGMNNPHKNRPYEAKMIFKEFKNNFGITSTLVMNYFYTGGAHGTTGLTSYNINSETGKNLAFNDIFSKGAKKYFEQEIIKKIESELRKPLEKRDVNYFGEKTMRAVDLDNAVLFFRGNEFVIRYQQYAIAPYSEGTPEFTFTKEQIEKYLKI is encoded by the coding sequence ATGAAGAAAAAATTATTATTTTATTTTTTATTTTCTACTTTAGCTTTAGCTAGTGTAGATGTAAAGACAATATCAAAAAATGAAGAAACAGAAAAATATAAATATGAATTTTCATATCCTGAATTTATTTTAAATGAAAAATCTTTATCAGTAAATAATGAGATTGAAAAAATTGTTAATGATAATATAAAAGGGTTTAGAAAAGAGGGAATGAATAATCCACATAAAAATAGACCTTATGAAGCTAAGATGATTTTTAAAGAGTTCAAAAATAATTTTGGGATAACATCTACTTTGGTAATGAATTATTTTTATACAGGAGGAGCTCATGGAACAACAGGACTTACTTCTTATAATATAAATTCAGAAACAGGAAAAAATCTAGCTTTTAATGATATTTTTTCTAAAGGAGCGAAAAAATATTTTGAGCAAGAGATAATTAAAAAAATAGAATCTGAGTTAAGAAAACCTTTAGAGAAAAGAGATGTTAATTATTTTGGTGAAAAAACAATGAGGGCTGTTGATTTGGATAATGCTGTTTTGTTTTTTAGAGGAAATGAATTTGTAATTAGATACCAACAATATGCCATAGCACCTTATTCAGAAGGTACACCAGAATTTACATTTACAAAAGAGCAAATAGAAAAATATTTAAAAATATAG